One Brevibacterium spongiae DNA segment encodes these proteins:
- a CDS encoding PIN-like domain-containing protein, with product MENRTSQTPLNIYSDFFEYRDRDLIDPDDPVNRTIYVIDTNVLLNLFKYSRSTARQVIEVLHHMRNALFLPHQVLEEFWPLLAEVRKGSHHLEAKGKVDTSMANARREVEKWFKRTGLEAIEESSQETGLKLTSGSDTQAGLSLEAVVASVENLLDEMEAASSRIGEIIDSVSEEAQENEILDSIEKIFEGRVGRAPDETEHKRLLTEFADRIDKGLPPGNRDVEIRKGETDKASGDFFIWRQGLNEAKHRSEELGQSVDLTLITNDLKDDWTRSTKPDPLPRRELVREFANATGGGVFRIKSFRHLIEVATSHFGAQSLDAAGMAQIEAVEDDNRGWTTDAAFNYLAYLYDRPRYHDQLKVLLAAYGAAKNGMDPITFSEARELTGRENLAQFSSPFRTILNNFEDDTVDEAMIWSRYPDNGEGVYCFNGNPLDALEKVLHEDKDFANIARSGFQDLCRLRNVATRDFDSSDASYRTRAEVNPAQ from the coding sequence ATGGAGAACAGAACCTCTCAAACTCCGCTGAATATATACAGCGACTTCTTTGAGTACCGCGATCGCGACCTCATCGACCCCGACGATCCAGTCAATCGAACGATCTACGTGATCGACACAAACGTACTCCTCAACCTATTCAAATACTCACGATCAACTGCGCGACAAGTCATTGAGGTACTCCACCACATGCGCAATGCGCTCTTCCTCCCACATCAAGTCCTCGAGGAATTTTGGCCTTTGCTAGCGGAGGTGCGCAAAGGCTCCCACCACCTCGAAGCAAAGGGCAAAGTTGACACTTCAATGGCCAATGCGCGCAGAGAAGTCGAAAAATGGTTTAAGAGGACCGGACTAGAAGCCATCGAGGAATCGTCGCAGGAAACTGGATTAAAGCTTACTTCAGGCTCCGATACCCAGGCGGGCCTGTCGCTTGAAGCGGTCGTTGCCAGCGTTGAAAATTTGCTAGACGAGATGGAGGCTGCGTCGTCCCGCATAGGCGAGATCATCGATAGTGTCTCCGAAGAAGCGCAAGAGAATGAAATACTCGACAGTATCGAGAAGATTTTCGAGGGGCGAGTTGGGCGGGCACCAGATGAAACCGAGCACAAGCGGTTGCTCACCGAGTTCGCCGACCGAATTGACAAGGGACTTCCGCCTGGAAATAGAGACGTCGAAATTCGTAAAGGCGAGACAGACAAAGCCAGCGGAGATTTTTTCATCTGGCGACAGGGACTAAACGAAGCGAAGCACCGGTCTGAGGAACTCGGCCAGTCAGTTGACCTGACCCTAATCACAAATGACCTCAAAGACGATTGGACTAGATCTACAAAACCAGACCCTCTACCGCGACGAGAGCTGGTTCGAGAGTTCGCGAACGCAACAGGGGGCGGAGTCTTCCGAATAAAATCTTTCAGGCACCTCATTGAAGTCGCGACTTCACATTTCGGTGCGCAGTCCCTCGACGCTGCTGGAATGGCACAAATCGAAGCGGTAGAAGATGACAATCGAGGCTGGACAACCGACGCAGCCTTCAACTATCTCGCTTACCTTTACGACCGGCCAAGATACCATGATCAGTTAAAAGTACTACTTGCTGCTTACGGCGCCGCGAAGAATGGCATGGACCCCATCACCTTTTCCGAAGCTCGCGAACTGACCGGCAGAGAAAACCTGGCACAATTTTCTTCGCCTTTCCGCACTATTCTCAATAATTTTGAAGACGATACTGTCGATGAAGCCATGATTTGGAGTAGATACCCTGATAATGGAGAGGGAGTCTATTGCTTTAACGGCAACCCCCTAGACGCCTTAGAAAAAGTATTACATGAAGACAAAGACTTCGCAAATATAGCAAGATCGGGATTTCAGGACCTATGCAGACTCCGAAATGTAGCCACAAGAGATTTCGACTCTTCAGACGCTTCCTACCGAACAAGAGCAGAAGTCAATCCAGCCCAATGA